A DNA window from Halomicrobium mukohataei DSM 12286 contains the following coding sequences:
- a CDS encoding METTL5 family protein — protein sequence MSTKRALAQQLGVVAGFDDPRAPLEQYRTPPELAAHLIHLADLRGDIEDRTIVDLGCGTGMLTLGAALRGPERTVGLDVDPAPLQTARDNERKVASATSVSWVRGDAENAPLRPDRDGTTVVMNPPFGAQSGNEHADRAFLETTAAIADVSYSIHNEGSQEFVGSFAADNGGTVTDSYQTEFEIPHQFDHHEDESRAVTAEVYRVEW from the coding sequence ATGTCGACCAAGCGAGCGCTGGCCCAGCAACTCGGCGTGGTGGCAGGGTTCGACGATCCGCGAGCCCCGCTCGAACAGTATCGGACGCCGCCGGAGCTTGCGGCCCACCTGATCCACCTCGCCGACCTTCGGGGAGACATCGAAGATCGCACGATCGTCGACCTGGGCTGTGGGACCGGGATGCTGACGCTGGGCGCGGCGCTGCGTGGCCCCGAGCGAACCGTCGGGCTCGACGTCGATCCGGCACCGCTACAGACCGCTCGGGACAACGAGCGGAAGGTCGCGTCGGCCACGTCGGTCTCCTGGGTCCGGGGCGACGCCGAGAACGCGCCGCTGCGACCGGATCGAGACGGGACGACGGTCGTGATGAATCCGCCGTTCGGGGCCCAGTCGGGCAACGAACACGCCGACCGGGCCTTCCTGGAGACGACGGCCGCGATCGCGGACGTTTCCTACTCGATTCACAACGAGGGCAGCCAGGAGTTCGTCGGCTCGTTTGCGGCGGACAACGGCGGCACCGTCACCGACTCCTACCAGACGGAGTTCGAGATCCCACACCAGTTCGACCACCACGAGGACGAGTCGCGAGCCGTCACCGCGGAAGTGTACCGGGTCGAGTGGTAG
- a CDS encoding rhomboid family intramembrane serine protease codes for MLPGPMDAVPSWLPLRTLTVLLAAAVSLGVALVASDRTDRRLGALRRRLLLGVPWGTALTIGAVALVYLFVQGGIEDPRDPLVIPFRSWSYRYPLGMVTAAFTHSSLGHVTGNLVATAAFGSVAEYAWGHYPRKRGAHSFGSALTNPFVRILIVPAGALVVGLFTSLFALGPVVGFSGVVFAIAGFALVQRPLTALLALLADQVLGFLVVAVQTPRVVAVPRPRVITPWWASIAIQGHAIGLFAGILLGFGLLYYRDRWPDPTRLWFGLLVFAEFQGLWALYVPEGNGRFVLFRWLGAAVVFVLAAVVILGIWDGDERAGSRLDWLVERRLPESTAGVHTVGLAVVLVLLLGLSGAAIPYNVAPIGDSPAPQPTVEVRDYTVSYGEDVPDGYVRSVSLPFVDDPTAINTSGVVVTSQRRHVWQTVVLESQLRNRGFATVEVGGVGWRRNVHVNRTGWRPAGNDSVYKVYLRPAGDERTRGYTSEPRRADPVVAGRNVTLVPTDGGFAFAVSREGRTLATASVPGRNRTTTAGGLTFRRNGSQVFASDEGTRVTIATREAA; via the coding sequence ATGCTACCGGGCCCGATGGATGCGGTTCCGTCGTGGCTGCCCCTCAGGACGCTGACCGTCCTCCTCGCCGCCGCGGTCTCGCTGGGGGTCGCGCTCGTCGCCAGCGACCGCACGGATCGGCGACTCGGCGCGCTCCGTCGGCGTCTGTTGCTCGGCGTTCCGTGGGGCACCGCGCTCACAATCGGCGCGGTCGCGCTCGTCTACCTGTTCGTCCAGGGCGGCATCGAGGACCCCAGAGATCCGCTGGTGATCCCGTTTCGATCCTGGTCGTATCGCTACCCGCTGGGCATGGTGACGGCGGCGTTCACACACTCCAGTCTCGGGCACGTGACGGGCAACCTCGTGGCGACGGCGGCGTTCGGCTCCGTCGCCGAGTACGCCTGGGGCCACTACCCCCGAAAGCGAGGCGCTCACTCGTTCGGATCGGCCCTGACGAACCCGTTCGTCCGGATCCTGATCGTTCCCGCCGGGGCGCTCGTCGTCGGGCTGTTCACGTCGCTGTTCGCACTGGGACCGGTCGTGGGGTTCTCCGGAGTCGTCTTCGCCATCGCGGGCTTCGCACTCGTCCAGCGCCCGCTGACGGCACTGCTGGCCTTGCTGGCCGATCAGGTCCTCGGATTCCTCGTCGTCGCGGTCCAGACCCCCCGCGTCGTCGCCGTGCCGCGTCCGCGCGTCATCACGCCGTGGTGGGCCAGCATCGCGATCCAGGGCCACGCCATCGGGCTCTTCGCTGGCATCTTGCTCGGGTTCGGCCTGCTGTACTACCGGGACCGCTGGCCGGACCCGACGCGGCTGTGGTTCGGGCTCCTCGTGTTCGCGGAGTTCCAGGGGCTGTGGGCGCTGTACGTCCCGGAAGGAAACGGCCGATTCGTCCTGTTTCGGTGGCTCGGCGCGGCGGTCGTCTTCGTGCTGGCGGCGGTCGTGATCCTCGGCATCTGGGACGGCGACGAGCGGGCCGGGTCGCGACTCGACTGGCTCGTCGAGCGCCGGCTGCCCGAATCGACGGCAGGGGTCCACACTGTGGGGCTGGCCGTCGTCCTCGTCCTCTTGCTCGGACTGAGCGGCGCGGCGATCCCGTACAACGTCGCGCCGATCGGCGACTCGCCGGCCCCACAGCCGACGGTCGAAGTCCGAGACTACACCGTCAGCTACGGCGAAGACGTGCCCGACGGCTACGTCCGGAGCGTCTCCCTACCGTTCGTCGACGATCCGACGGCGATCAACACCAGCGGCGTCGTCGTCACGAGCCAGCGACGCCACGTCTGGCAGACGGTCGTCCTCGAATCCCAGCTCCGGAACCGCGGTTTCGCGACCGTCGAGGTCGGCGGCGTCGGCTGGCGGCGAAACGTCCACGTCAACCGCACGGGCTGGCGGCCGGCCGGCAACGACAGCGTCTACAAGGTGTACCTCAGGCCGGCCGGCGACGAGCGGACGCGTGGCTACACGAGCGAGCCGCGCCGAGCCGACCCCGTCGTCGCCGGCCGGAACGTCACGCTGGTCCCGACCGACGGGGGGTTCGCCTTCGCGGTGTCCAGAGAGGGCCGTACGCTCGCCACCGCGTCGGTGCCCGGCCGGAACCGGACGACAACCGCTGGAGGGCTCACCTTCCGGCGCAACGGCTCGCAGGTGTTCGCGAGCGACGAGGGGACGCGAGTTACGATCGCGACCCGCGAGGCGGCGTAG
- a CDS encoding winged helix-turn-helix transcriptional regulator, whose protein sequence is MSSTFSPEPDETCQVVESFDLIGSKWRLAVLYELLDGEQRFNELKRETGTSSRTLSRVLDDLQDRAFVDRRVEEAAPVATYYTLTEKGEALAPVFDEIGDWADEWLDDAVATPEIETQ, encoded by the coding sequence ATGTCATCCACGTTTTCCCCGGAGCCAGACGAGACCTGCCAGGTCGTCGAGTCCTTCGACCTGATCGGATCGAAGTGGCGACTGGCGGTGCTGTACGAACTGCTCGACGGCGAACAGCGGTTCAACGAACTCAAGCGAGAGACCGGCACCAGTTCCCGCACGCTCTCGCGGGTCCTCGACGACCTGCAGGACCGCGCCTTCGTCGACCGTCGCGTCGAGGAGGCTGCACCGGTCGCGACCTACTACACGCTGACCGAGAAGGGCGAGGCGCTCGCACCGGTGTTCGACGAGATCGGCGACTGGGCCGACGAGTGGCTCGACGACGCCGTCGCGACGCCGGAGATCGAGACGCAGTGA